One Molothrus aeneus isolate 106 chromosome 29, BPBGC_Maene_1.0, whole genome shotgun sequence genomic region harbors:
- the RASSF2 gene encoding ras association domain-containing protein 2, translated as MELSSAGGAVPCGKDKFISRNELLLHLKTYNIYYEGQNLQLRHREEEGELIVEGLLNISWGLRRPIRLQMQDDNQRIRPPPSSSSWHSGCNLGAHGSVLKPSTLPDIQVTDVDAATRTENPGTAPRAAEEAPQLMRTRSDVGVRPRGSARTAGEQRRLRRHRFSINGHFYNHKTSVFTPAYGSVTNVRINSTMTTPQVLKLLLNKFKIENSAEEFALYMVHTSGEKQRLRGSDFPLLARVLQGPCEQVSKVFLMEKDQVEEVTYDVAQYIKFEMPILRSFIQKLEEEEDREVKKLKHKYSILRLMIEQRLEEICEGPTAM; from the exons ATggagctcagcagtgcagggggCGCCGTGCCCTGCGGGAAGGACAAATTCATCTCCAG gaatgagctgctcctgcacctcaaGACCTACAACATCTACTACGAGGGGCAGAACCTGCAGCTGCGGCACCGGGAG gaggaaggggagcTGATCGTGGAGGGGCTGCTGAACATCTCGTGGGGGCTGCGCCGCCCCATCCGCCTGCAGATGCAGGACGACAACCAGCGCATCCGCCCgccaccctcctcttcctcctggcaCTCGGGCTGCAACCTGGGCGCCCACGG GTCTGTGCTGAAGCCCAGCACCCTGCCGGACATCCAGGTGACAGATGTGGACGCTGCCACCCGCACGGAGAATCCTGGCACAG cccccagggcGGCAGAGGAGGCCCCGCAGCTGATGAGGACCCGCAGCGACGTCGGCGTCCGgccccgcggcagcgcccgcaCGGCCGGGGAgcagcggcggctgcggcggcaCCGCTTCTCCATCAACGGCCACTTCTACAACCACAAG ACCTCGGTGTTCACGCCCGCCTACGGCTCCGTCACCAACGTGCGCATCAACAGCACCATGACCACGCCCCAGGTGCTCAAACTGCTGCTCAACAAATTCAAG ATCGAGAACTCAGCAGAGGAGTTTGCTCTGTACATGGTGCACACGAGCGGAG AGAAGCAGCGCCTGCGCGGCAGCGATTTCCCGCTGCTGGCCCGCGTGCTGCAGGGCCCCTGCGAGCAGGTGTCCAAGGTGTTCCTCATGGAGAAGGACCAGGTGGAGGAGGTCACCTACGAC GTCGCCCAGTACATCAAATTTGAGATGCCCATCCTCAGGAGCTTCATCCagaagctggaggaggaggaggaccgGGAAGTGAAGAAGCTGAAGCACAA GTACTCCATCCTGCGGCTGATGATCgagcagaggctggaggagaTCTGCGAGGGCCCCACGGCCATGTGA
- the PRNP gene encoding major prion protein homolog, which produces MARLLGTSCLLLLLLLLGLCADVASSKKGKGKPGWGGGSRQPSYPRQPSYPQNPGYPHNPGYPHNPGYPHNPGYPHNPGYPGWGQGYNPSSGGTYHQKPWKAPKPKTNFKHVAGAAAAGAVVGGLGGYAMGRVMSGMHYRFDSPDEYRWWNENAARYPNQVYYRDYRGSPVPQDVFVADCFNITVTEHNIGPAARKGNASDALNQTEAELETRVVTKVIREMCIQQYQEYRLASGAWQRLAESPLATLMLLVLVVLH; this is translated from the coding sequence ATGGCCCGGCTCCTCGgcacctcctgcctgctgctgctgctgctgctcctgggcctCTGCGCCGACGTCGCCTCCTCCAAGAAGGGCAAAGGCAAACCCGGCTGGGGCGggggcagccgccagcccagctACCCCCGCCAGCCCAGCTACCCCCAGAACCCCGGCTACCCGCACAACCCGGGCTACCCGCACAACCCGGGCTACCCGCACAACCCCGGCTACCCGCACAACCCCGGCTACCCGGGCTGGGGCCAAGGCTACAACCCATCCAGCGGAGGGACTTACCACCAAAAGCCCTGGAAGGCGCCCAAACCCAAGACCAACTTCAAGCACGtggcgggcgcggcggcggcgggcgccgtggtggggggcttggggggctACGCCATGGGCAGGGTGATGTCGGGCATGCACTACCGCTTCGACAGCCCCGACGAGTACCGCTGGTGGAACGAGAACGCCGCGCGCTACCCCAACCAGGTCTACTACCGCGACTACCGCGGCAGCCCCGTGCCCCAGGACGTCTTCGTGGCCGACTGCTTCAACATCACCGTCACCGAGCACAACATCGGCCCCGCCGCCAGGAAGGGCAACGCCTCGGACGCCCTCAACCAGACGGAGGCGGAGCTGGAGACGCGCGTGGTGACCAAGGTGATCCGCGAGATGTGCATCCAGCAGTACCAGGAGTACCGGCTGGCCTCGGGCGCGTGGCAGCGCCTGGCCGAGTCCCCGCTGGCCACCCTGATGCTCCTCGTCCTCGTCGTCCTGCACTAG